From the Macrobrachium nipponense isolate FS-2020 chromosome 9, ASM1510439v2, whole genome shotgun sequence genome, the window TCCTTATCTATAAGGTACTGGACGGTAGCTATGGTATGCATTTCAAGGGCCATAGTCATAATAAGGTTTAGGTACAGGTTCAGGATCAGCAGATCGCTTGTGATAGTGGTGAGAGTAGCCATAGCAGACTGGGCGATATCCACAAGAAGAGCCATAGACATAGGAAGGCTCAGCCTCAGGTTCAGGCTCAGCTGACCGCTTGTGATATCGGTGAGATTAGCTATATGTATAGGAAGGACGATAATGCTAGCTTACGTGGCCATATCCTCCATAACTTGGCTCCGCTTCTCACTTCTTTATTATAAAAGCACAAGCAAAAGCCACTAAGAGTGCAAGcacctaaaaaaataataagtaatatttgATATTGGATTCCATAAAGGATAACTTAGTTATTTGAAGAGGATTTTAAAAACACCGAGAACATCTTTGATAAGGTTAGAATCTCCATAAAATATCGCTCGGTCTTAGACTGAACTTCTGCAAAAATAATCTTGGTAGATAGTATCATTATGGatgtttaattaaataatatGGAAAATGTTGCTTTTTAAGAAGATATACAAGCGAGCACATTAAAACAAACTAGAGATAACAGTACCAACACTGAGTTTTGGTTATGCGTTGTACGTAACTTTAAAGTTATCGGGGAAATGTGTGAATTTGTCTTGTATCAATACTATATCTCATCATAGGTAGTGAGAAAGTTGCTACCTCGGTACATACTCAAGTAAccaaaaaaatgttatttcacaaaatAGTATATTGTGTGAAAGAACGTATATTCCACTTTAGTCAAGCTACATTTCaggcttttttatttccttaaaagaaaatttatcagACCACTGTCGATTTGACATGAAATAGATTATTCATTTTACCCGATGATACGAATAATAGTAGTATATCGATTTATaacaaagtgagaaaaaaaatcttttttgaaaGGGAATAggtcatattcattttttttatagtttacatTAGTAACTTTCACGgaattttcccttgttttctcTGGCCTTGTAACTTTATGCATTTTAAGAGAAATTTTAAGAGcaaattcatctatttattttgttcagCCACTTCTGCCGTGATTGCGGTTTTTATTAACCTTTGATAACCTTTAGTAAGGTTTATAATGTACCTAGAACTTGCTTAAAACCTTCTGTACATTGcctgtaaaagaaatataatttcctGATGTAAAACATCTAAATCTTGTATAGCAATAAATTCCGACAAGAAAGGTGAAGAGGAGCACTGCAGTAAAAATGATTCACTTATAATTAATACTTTATCATTTGACGAAGTTATAAAACAATCAAGGActaacaacaaataaaaactattgcTAGCTATAGACATCTATGTCCTCCTCTTTGGCTATTAGTCATAGGATATAACTGTTACGCTGATGACGTCCTTATCCGTAAATTACTGGGCGGTAGCTGGGGTAACCATACGAGTGACCATATCTATGAGAGGGTTCAGCTTCTGGTTCaggatcagcagatctcttgtgaTAGCGGTGAGAGTAGCCATAGGTGACTGGGCGATACCCATAAGAAGAGCCATAGGAATGGTCAGCTTCTGGCTCaggatcagcagatctcttgtgaTAGTAGTGAGGGTAGCCGTAGGCGACTGGCCGATACCCATAAGTAGAGCCATAGGAATGATCAGCTTCTGGCTCAGGATCAGCAGACCTCTTGTGATAGCGGTGAGAGTAGCCATAGGCGACTGGCCGATACCCATAAGAGGAGCCATAGGAATGATCAGCTTCTGGCTCAGAATCAGCAGACCTCTTGTGATAGCGGTGAGAGTAGCCATAGGCGTCTGGGTGATGATCCCTGAGATCCATAGAAGAGCCATAGGAAATGATGCAGTCTTCTGGCCTCaggatcagcagatctcttgtgaATAGCGGTGAGAGTAAAGCCATAGGGTACtgggcgataaaccccataagaaGAGCCATATGGAATGATCAGCTTCTGGCCATTCAGGATCAGCAGGAAACCTCTTGTGATATCGGTGAGAAGTAGTCCATAGGCGACTGGGCGAACATCCCGTATAAGAAGACACCATAGGAATGAACCAGCTTCTGGCTCAGGATCAGCAGACTGCCTCTTGTGATATGCGGTGAGAGTAGCCATAGGCGACTGGGGCCGATACCCATAACGAAGGACCATAGGAATGATCAAGCTTCTGGCTGCAGGATCAGCAGACCTCTTGTGATAGCGGTGAGGGTAGTACCATAGGCGACTGGGCGATACCCATAAGAAGAGCCATAGGAATGACCACTTCTGGCTCAGGTCAGCAACCCTTGTGATAGCCGGTGAGAGTAGCCATAGGCGATGGGCGATACCCCATAAGAAGAGCCCATAGGAAGGATCAGCTTCCTGGCTCAAGATCAGGGGCCCAAGACCTACCTGTTTGATATCGGTGAGAGTAGCCATAGGCGCTGGGCGATACCATAAGAAGAGCCATAGGAAATGACCAGTTCGGCTTCAAGGAAATCAGCAAGAACCTCTTGTGAATAAGCGGTTGGAGAGTAGCCATAAGGCGACTTGGGCGATACCCATAAGAAGAGCCATAGGAATGTCCAGCTTTCTGGCTCAGGATCAGCAGACCTCTTTGTATAGGGTGAGAGTAGCCATAGGCGAATGGGCGATGCCCATAAGAAGAGCCATAGGAATGATCAGCTTCTGCTCAGGATCAGCAGACCTCTTGTGATATCGGTGAGAGTAGCCCATAGCGACTGGGCGATACCCCCATAAAAGAAGAGCCATAAAGGAATGATCAGCTTCTGGCTCAGGATAGGCGACCTCTTAGTGAATAGCGGtgagagccaaaaaaaaaaaaaaaaaaataggttttgaCTAAAAGGCGACTGGGCGATACCCATAAGATGAGCCATAGGAATGATCAGCTTCTGGCTCAGGATCAGCAGATCGCTTATGATAGTGATTAGAATAACCATATCCATAGGAAGGACGATGATGGTAGCTTACGTGGCCATATCCTCTATAACTTGGCTCCGCCTCTCGCTTCTCTATCTCAGAAGCGCAAGCAAATGCCACTAAGAGTGCAAGCACCtggaaaaataataagtaatattcaATATTGGATTACCTAAAGAAGAACCTATATTTTTTAAGGAGGCTTATAAAAACACTGAGAACATCTTTGATAAGGTTAGAATCTCCATAAAATATTAATTGGTCGTAGACTAAACTTTTGCTAGAATAATGTTGGTAAACAATAGTATTAGGGAGATTGAAATAgatattttatagttttacttTTAAGAACAGGTTCAAAAGagctcattgaaaaagaaactagAGATAAAGTCAACACTAAGTTTGGCCATGTAATGTAGCTCTCTTTATAGTCACCGGCaatatgtttaaatttatttGGTATTATTACTGTTGCTCATTATCTTGTAGTGGGAAAGATAGTAAATCGGTCAAACGACCAAAACTTTTACGTTACAAAAAATGTCCCTCGTGGAAGTCTATTATTTTTTAGTTAAGCTgtatttgagaatatttttttttcttaaaagaaatcaGATTACTGTCGATGTTGAACTAAATTGGCTGATCGATTTTTACCCTTCAAAACGAGTAATGGTTTAAGAAGTGGAGTGAGTGCTTAATTGCTTATTAATAATTGCATTATTATCTTTTATGCAAAGTAGAAAACTTTTGATATTGCAGAGTAGGAAACGTTaggaatataatgaaaaatcatcatAATTGCCCCCCACTCCCCCACATAAAGTAaagcatattttttaatatagcaAAGACCAAgcgatatataaatgtatatgtttgtgtatgtatgtgtatgtgcgtatatgaTATTGACAGACTTGCACCGCGTTTAGATAATAGACATTATTAAATTTAGatagagagcaagagagagaaaaagattacaagatacCAACAAGGATCGTGGAGGAAAACCTGTATAGTAATTTACGTTATGTTGGTTCATTAATTTGGGTTATCAAGCTGATAAGTTATACGAACCAGAAACTTCATTGTTGCTTGCTGATGTCTTTGGCCACTGCTGGGCGAGTGTGTGCTGCAAAAACCTTCCTGCAATCTTTTATACTCGACAGTGAAGCGAGTTTCACCGTTTGTGGTCGCGACATTGAGGAAAATATGTTACAGAATCCGTAGGAGACTAGGATCAGAAATCTTTCAACTAACCGTTATGGAGGTCAAGCTTCCTAAAAGCTTATATTTAGCTTCAATGCTATAGCAAATAATGAAGGTAGCTTTCTTTAGGTGATGAACAAGAATTTAATATTAAAGGAAACCACTTGCCATGTTTCAGAGGTATCCTAAAGCTCAAATGGATATAAGATTTGTTTTCAAGATGACGACGGCTATGACGAAAAACTTCTAACCTTCAATAAACATGTTTGTGTTTGTATcgtattttaatcttattttagtCTACGTTGATAACTTTCACAACATTCTTTCCTGTTTTCTCTATCCNNNNNNNNNNNNNNNNNNNNNNNNNNNNNNNNNNNNNNNNNNNNNNNNNNNNNNNNNNNNNNNNNNNNNNNNNNNNNNNNNNNNNNNNNNNNNNNNNNNNNNNNNNNNNNNNNNNNNNNNNNNNNNNNNNNNNNNNNNNNNNNNNNNNNNNNNNNNNNNNNNNNNNNNNNNNNNNNNNNNNNNNNNNNNNNNNNNNNNNNNNNNNNNNNNNNNNNNNNNNNNNNNNNNNNNNNNNNNNNNNNNNNNNNNNNNNNNNNNNNNNNNNNNNNNNNNNNNNNNNNNNNNNNNNNNNNNNNNNNNNNNNNNNNNNNNNNNNNNNNNNNNNNNNNNNNNNNNNNNNNNNNNNNNNNNNNNNNNNNNNNNNNNNNNNNNNNNNNNNNNNNNNNNNNNNNNNNNNNNNNNNNNNNNNNNNNNNNNNNNNNNNNNNNNNNNNNNNNNNNNNNNNNNNNNNNNNNNNNNNNNNNNNNNNNNNNNNNNNNNNNNNNNNNNNNNNNNNNNNNTGTTTTCTCTATCCTTGTAATTGTATGCATTTTACGGGGGAATTTTTAAAACTTCTCTAAGTGTAAATTcgttcattcattttattgtctACGAGTTATGGTCAAAGAGAGTCTTTAACCCTGGCAGGCAACACGTTTTGAAGAGGGATACTCCGTAATCAAACCAGTGGGTAGAAGGGACCATTTAGCCTCGGTAGGCAACCATGCTAAGAGAAGGTTACTCTACTCTGAACACAAGTCTTGTTCTCTACGCCTGGACTGTGCCATAGCCCATAgaccaggggtgtcaaactcaaagAGCCTTATTGCTAGCAATTATGATgtgaagtaaattaataaattattgtcatatgaatgacaggtaaaaattattatgtctcgttttaacagtttagtaactttaattaaattttactcacttctaacagttatagtagctcgagttgaaaaatctcttggcacctcgCGGGCCACTCAAGACCATCCCTTGGGCTGCATTTGGCCCACgggccatgagtttgacacccctgccATAGACCTTATACCGTGGCCTTCCATGGTCAtgggtttgagttcccttgcATGAGGATACAATCAagcatttatattcttttttcactttcctgtttttttttcgaaaagtttGTAGGACAGGCTAATTAAAAAGCAAAAGTTGCTTAGTGGATTAACAGGAAAAGTGCCTTCATCTGCACCTAATATTTCcatgctgagtttttttttataatttctaaatctatcctaattgtttttttttatttgcctcacAAGGTGTGCTGGCCCCACCTTCTCGACCTGTTACTTCCGGCCCTTTTTTCATTGTCATATAGtctggtttatttatatattcgacagaattgtaaataatgtaaatactgttgttttgatggtattattattgtttattattctaCGAATCCATTTATTAGTATTGCTTCAGATTTTATGCTGTTAATTCTATATCTTTCTGGACACACTGAGCTGATCCCTGGCCGTGTTACTCTTTGCAGTAAGAATAATTACAAAGTACTTTTCTCAGATATTTGGGGCTTAAGGTCAAATTTTCTTGAGCTCAAAAGTTGAGCCCATAActacaatttgatttttttttatctgagacgAGACACTTCTATGTAGTAACAAGTAAAAGGAGGAGTTTTTAATCCCAGGGCTTGATGTAACTGAATTCATTTATCGTCGTAACATCCCAAATGCACAAGGTATGGCTATATACACTAGGCCAGGAGGAAATAGTTATCGTCAGAAAAACTTGGAATATAGTGACCACGAAGTTCTTTCTTATAAAAATTTCAGTAAGTTTTACAAGTATTATGTATTTGTTGTTTACCCCAATCAAATCGACGATTCCATGTGTGACTGTCTGTTGTAAAGGATTTCTATGGCTCAGTCACgagattcaaaagcttcatttatta encodes:
- the LOC135218119 gene encoding uncharacterized protein LOC135218119 → MKFLVLALLVAFACASEIEKREAEPSYRGYGHVSYHHRPSYGYGYSNHYHKRSADPEPEADHSYGSSYGYRPRSADPEQKLIIPMALLMGIAHSPMATLTLYKEVGLGPLILSQEADPSYGLFLWGIAHRLWLLSPAITRVADLSQKWSFLWLFLWVSPSRLWYYPHRYHKRSADPAARSLIIPMVLRYGYRPQSPMATLTAYHKRQSADPEPEYPMALLSPLFTRDLLILRPEDCIISYGSSMDLRDHHPDAYGYSHRYHKRSADSEPEADHSYGSSYGYRPVAYGYSHRYHKRSADPEPEADHSYGSTYGYRPVAYGYPHYYHKRSADPEPEADHSYGSSYGYRPVTYGYSHRYHKRSADPEPEAEPSHRYGHSYGYPSYRPVIYG